A stretch of Terriglobia bacterium DNA encodes these proteins:
- a CDS encoding cation diffusion facilitator family transporter gives MHVHNHKPSRGWVVKAAVVVTIGLVVTEFVAGHLAHSLALISDGWHNLTDIPTLIFSWLALYLERKPPDYRKTYGYQRAGVLAAFVNGLILIAVAIYICFEGYERVIQPQQVAVGPMLIVGVVALVINGSITLGLVREAHDLNIRSVFIHNLGDALSNVAIIVGAFLIRYTGQPLIDPLLGFLIAGMIFWGALGIIMESSNILLESLPKGMSLDGIATAVLRVPGVREVHDVHVWSLGSESHAMSCHVGILDMATSENETIAHQIREIVASEFGITHTTVQFEHQHEPGAFHKYMPGPAGRPAKSSHRRG, from the coding sequence ATGCACGTTCACAACCATAAGCCGTCAAGAGGATGGGTGGTGAAAGCGGCCGTGGTGGTCACGATCGGCCTCGTCGTCACGGAGTTCGTAGCGGGACACCTGGCCCACAGCCTGGCCCTGATCAGTGACGGCTGGCATAACCTGACGGACATTCCCACGCTGATCTTCTCCTGGCTTGCTCTCTATCTTGAGCGGAAGCCGCCTGACTACCGCAAGACTTATGGTTATCAGCGCGCGGGAGTACTGGCGGCGTTTGTCAACGGACTGATTCTGATAGCGGTTGCGATATACATCTGCTTCGAGGGTTACGAACGCGTCATCCAACCCCAGCAAGTCGCGGTCGGTCCGATGCTCATCGTTGGAGTCGTCGCGCTTGTCATCAACGGGAGTATTACTCTTGGTCTGGTTCGCGAAGCCCACGACCTGAACATTCGCTCAGTCTTCATTCACAATCTTGGTGACGCCCTCTCGAATGTGGCGATTATCGTGGGGGCATTTCTGATCCGTTACACCGGCCAGCCTCTGATCGATCCACTGCTCGGATTCCTGATTGCCGGAATGATCTTCTGGGGCGCATTAGGTATCATCATGGAATCTTCAAACATCCTGCTCGAAAGCCTTCCCAAAGGAATGAGCCTGGATGGCATTGCGACCGCGGTCCTGCGGGTCCCTGGCGTCCGCGAAGTGCACGACGTCCACGTCTGGAGCCTGGGATCGGAATCTCACGCCATGTCCTGCCACGTTGGTATTCTGGATATGGCAACTTCGGAAAACGAGACGATTGCGCACCAGATCCGGGAAATCGTGGCGAGTGAATTCGGCATTACCCACACCACCGTTCAGTTTGAGCACCAGCATGAGCCCGGCGCGTTCCACAAGTACATGCCAGGACCGGCGGGGCGGCCTGCAAAAAGCAGCCACCGGCGCGGTTAA
- a CDS encoding nucleotidyltransferase family protein, with product MEAVVLAGGRGTRLRDAVSGFPKSLAPIGQAPFLSYLLGWLRDQGVTDIILAVGYRRQDIVRHYGGRAPEGVRLRYSVETTPLGTGGALRNLRSMLEGEEFLVLNGDSIFDVNLHEMLSFHRRHRAQTTLALASPPDAGRYGSVVLDARGRIRAFIEKMASALPGEGCCTKPLLISGGIYIMSKAVFRHIPGRSAVSLEKEVFPRLIGGPFYGFPSKGYFIDIGVPEDYQRANTELRERFTAC from the coding sequence ATGGAAGCTGTGGTATTGGCGGGAGGGCGGGGGACCCGACTGAGAGACGCTGTGTCTGGTTTCCCCAAGAGTCTGGCGCCGATTGGCCAAGCGCCATTTCTGAGCTATTTGCTAGGCTGGCTTCGAGATCAGGGCGTTACTGATATCATCCTGGCGGTGGGCTATCGGCGACAGGACATTGTGCGCCATTACGGTGGGCGCGCTCCGGAGGGGGTACGCCTGAGATATTCGGTTGAGACCACGCCGCTCGGGACCGGCGGCGCTCTCAGAAATCTGCGCTCGATGCTCGAGGGCGAAGAGTTTCTGGTACTGAACGGGGATTCGATCTTCGACGTTAACCTGCACGAAATGCTCTCTTTCCATCGCCGACATCGCGCGCAGACCACTCTTGCGCTGGCCAGCCCGCCCGATGCTGGACGTTACGGCTCGGTGGTCCTGGATGCCCGGGGCCGAATCAGGGCGTTTATCGAAAAAATGGCCTCAGCTCTGCCGGGTGAAGGCTGCTGCACAAAGCCGCTGTTGATCAGCGGGGGGATTTACATCATGAGCAAGGCTGTGTTCCGCCACATTCCCGGGCGAAGTGCCGTATCCCTCGAGAAGGAAGTCTTCCCGCGGCTGATCGGCGGCCCTTTTTACGGCTTTCCCTCGAAAGGATATTTTATCGACATCGGGGTTCCCGAAGACTACCAGCGGGCCAACACTGAACTGAGGGAGAGGTTTACGGCATGTTGA
- a CDS encoding VWA domain-containing protein translates to MAKETGFPIRAWGFSAALLPLAFLGLLIMASSAVRGQQGSSEAAGAAPSGTKNNSGSALGSANNANGGNSSIKVKVEVVNVPVTVLDKRGNPVIDLTQNDFRIFEDGKAQSIRYFTSESMPPLRIGLLVDTSNSARFDLKFEEDAASEFAYTMLRGLNSKNQVFLETFDAGSSVVQDFTNNPDDINEKLKKLKAGGGKAVYDAIYEACEHVITKAGPREQTRRVLVLISDGIDVGSKHSLEEAISMAHRAETAIYSVGNTANGFDNPGEKYLERVAEDTGGTAFFPQRKTPGTDYLTGYLSHGQFDKLEQNKGLNAETGIYTAEKMIALADSLEAIRRQLTNQYLIGYRPADDTLDGTYRKIRVVAQRKGVTVRYKPGYFATGDQ, encoded by the coding sequence ATGGCTAAAGAAACAGGTTTTCCAATCCGGGCGTGGGGTTTTTCAGCCGCTCTCCTCCCCCTGGCCTTTCTGGGGCTGTTGATCATGGCTTCCTCCGCCGTGCGAGGCCAGCAAGGCTCCTCAGAGGCGGCTGGGGCAGCACCTTCCGGGACCAAAAATAACTCCGGCAGCGCTCTCGGCTCCGCCAATAATGCGAACGGCGGCAATAGCAGTATTAAGGTGAAAGTAGAAGTCGTCAACGTTCCCGTCACGGTGCTCGACAAGCGCGGCAATCCAGTGATCGACCTCACCCAGAACGATTTTAGAATATTCGAGGACGGAAAAGCCCAAAGTATCCGCTACTTCACCAGTGAATCGATGCCGCCCCTTCGCATCGGCCTGCTGGTCGACACGAGCAACAGCGCCCGCTTTGATCTGAAATTCGAAGAAGACGCGGCCAGCGAATTTGCTTACACCATGCTGCGCGGTCTCAACAGCAAGAACCAGGTTTTCCTGGAAACGTTTGACGCCGGCAGTTCCGTTGTTCAGGATTTCACCAACAATCCTGACGATATCAACGAGAAGCTGAAAAAGCTGAAGGCCGGCGGCGGCAAAGCCGTATATGACGCCATTTACGAAGCCTGTGAGCACGTTATTACCAAGGCCGGTCCTCGCGAGCAGACGAGGAGGGTACTGGTCCTCATCAGTGATGGCATCGACGTTGGAAGCAAGCATTCGCTGGAAGAGGCAATCTCCATGGCGCACCGGGCGGAGACAGCTATCTACTCCGTCGGAAACACCGCCAATGGGTTTGACAATCCTGGCGAAAAATATCTGGAACGGGTGGCGGAAGACACAGGGGGCACGGCGTTCTTTCCGCAACGGAAGACTCCCGGCACGGACTATCTTACCGGTTACCTGTCTCACGGCCAGTTTGACAAGCTGGAGCAAAACAAAGGGCTGAATGCCGAAACCGGGATTTATACCGCCGAGAAAATGATCGCCCTGGCCGACTCACTCGAGGCCATCCGGCGGCAGTTGACCAACCAGTACCTGATCGGCTATAGGCCGGCGGATGACACACTCGACGGGACCTACCGCAAGATCCGCGTTGTCGCGCAACGCAAGGGTGTGACCGTCCGCTACAAACCGGGATACTTTGCCACCGGCGACCAGTAA
- the serS gene encoding serine--tRNA ligase, which yields MLDLGFIRSNLSLVREKMKDRGMAGILSDFEVLDAERRKLLSEAEGLKARRNTVSDEIAVLKKQKQDASGLIAQMKQVSVEIQQLDEQAKAADEKLRDLLRNVPNIPHETVPIGRGSEDNQEIRRWSEPRKFNFEPKAHWDLGPALGILDFERAAKIAGARFAVYYGVGAKLERALAQFMLDLHTREHGYTEVFPPFLVNSESMFGTGQLPKFAEDSFKLQGTDYWLIPTAEVPVTNLFRDEVLEAESLPVKFCAWTACFRSEAGSYGKDTRGIIRQHQFQKVELVKFALPDNSYDELESLTRDAETVLQKLELPYRVVALSTGDLGFSSAKTYDLEVWLPSSGEYKEISSCSNFESFQARRANLRFKRGKGGKTELLHTLNGSGLAVGRTWLAVLENYQQEDGSVIVPHVLRPYLDGLERITPRK from the coding sequence ATGCTCGACTTAGGTTTCATTCGAAGCAACCTCAGCCTGGTCCGCGAGAAGATGAAGGACCGCGGGATGGCGGGAATTCTGTCCGATTTCGAGGTCCTCGATGCGGAGCGCCGCAAGTTGCTATCTGAAGCAGAGGGTTTGAAGGCCCGGCGCAACACCGTGTCAGACGAAATTGCTGTGTTGAAGAAGCAGAAGCAGGATGCCTCCGGCCTGATTGCTCAGATGAAGCAGGTGAGCGTCGAAATTCAGCAACTTGATGAGCAGGCCAAAGCCGCAGACGAGAAACTTCGCGACCTTCTGCGCAACGTGCCAAACATTCCTCACGAGACGGTCCCCATCGGGCGCGGCTCGGAAGATAACCAGGAAATCCGGCGCTGGAGTGAACCTCGCAAGTTTAACTTTGAACCCAAGGCACACTGGGACCTGGGTCCGGCTCTGGGCATTCTCGATTTCGAGCGGGCCGCCAAGATTGCCGGCGCCCGTTTTGCAGTCTATTACGGAGTGGGTGCGAAGCTGGAGCGGGCGCTGGCCCAGTTTATGCTGGACCTTCATACGCGCGAACATGGATACACCGAAGTCTTTCCTCCGTTCCTGGTGAACTCTGAGAGCATGTTCGGCACCGGACAGTTGCCGAAGTTTGCCGAGGACTCGTTCAAGCTGCAGGGTACGGATTACTGGTTGATCCCTACGGCGGAAGTTCCGGTTACCAACCTCTTCCGGGACGAAGTGCTGGAAGCTGAAAGTCTTCCAGTGAAGTTCTGCGCCTGGACGGCTTGTTTCCGCAGTGAGGCCGGCTCTTACGGCAAAGACACGCGAGGCATCATTCGCCAGCACCAGTTCCAAAAAGTCGAACTTGTTAAATTCGCTTTACCCGACAACTCTTACGACGAACTCGAATCCCTCACCCGCGACGCCGAGACCGTTCTTCAAAAACTTGAACTGCCATACCGAGTTGTCGCCCTCTCGACGGGCGATCTCGGATTCAGCTCAGCCAAGACCTACGACCTGGAAGTCTGGCTTCCATCCAGCGGTGAATACAAGGAGATCTCTTCCTGCTCCAATTTCGAATCCTTCCAGGCGCGCCGAGCGAACTTGCGTTTCAAGCGGGGCAAGGGGGGGAAGACGGAACTGCTCCACACGTTGAACGGGAGCGGACTTGCGGTTGGGCGCACCTGGCTGGCGGTGCTGGAAAACTATCAGCAGGAGGACGGTTCCGTGATTGTTCCGCACGTGCTAAGGCCGTACCTTGACGGACTGGAGCGGATCACTCCGCGAAAGTGA